A genome region from Gardnerella vaginalis includes the following:
- a CDS encoding acyltransferase family protein codes for MTEINNAANTTSKRNAAIDGMRAIAVIAIVAFHLRPIVLPGGFLGVTMFLVMAGYFSTVSLLKMFETSNAQKSPATNEQTKTQTKSTIIAYLKYLLKRVKRIWPSTIGIIALSAPLMWLFSPSLLTKLQSDALTGASFTSNMAYILRKVSYFEQSGLPSPIKHLWYLGLIMQIFVFWPIILWVILKIVHSKFVRMCVAAILMLACSLANLAITLFYGDGQTIARVYYSIDTRAGEFLIGALLAMYFTWFSGRSILKIIADACRYIFGNKREKTQIEKIEDSSEIEAQNAQDKSQSSEASIPADLRAGLQINMMESDKDGEYDESNESNNEIAEEKWQQTNESENTNNVKTDLKNKSESGNFAKIAKTLQKPLSTLQKSIIGLAALIFILWCLVKEDGSKTWIVYGGYTIFAIVCAILMWSCLQKNSICTKILEIAPLKYIGVRSFAIYIVHFPILEILNPATRTTQITLWEQAGQCVIVIIAAEVFYRIFEMPIANKHITLSISQKDDIISDNIDAKNSDLSPDLSSDTLNVKSKNIRLPFVLRRTVIVICAIVGLAIIAAPVNWNSIAQARAIQLRPELNAQDANTQNQTAQNQTAQNQTQEKNSANTKKKTRGKRENIEKQTLPTKPSDHRILNPIAEKVPENINTKPWKIDSKRNVCTADITMVGDSVTEGAKPYLMQALPNAWIDGKVSRQIFHGAEDYQQDLVEKHPGSVVIYELGTNGPPRDESVLQNMVNVTGGKPVYFVTTRVPQPWQDETNARLRAFAAKRKNVGIIDWYGLSAGHSEFLTDDGIHLTPIGGPQYARMIRLAVCGG; via the coding sequence ATGACAGAGATAAACAACGCAGCTAACACTACAAGCAAACGTAACGCTGCAATAGATGGCATGCGTGCTATTGCTGTTATTGCGATTGTAGCGTTCCACCTACGTCCAATAGTACTTCCAGGAGGATTCTTGGGAGTAACAATGTTTCTTGTTATGGCTGGATACTTCAGCACTGTATCTCTGCTAAAAATGTTTGAAACATCAAATGCACAAAAGTCGCCAGCAACCAACGAACAAACCAAAACACAAACAAAGTCTACAATAATCGCCTACTTAAAATACTTGCTTAAACGCGTAAAACGAATTTGGCCGTCTACTATAGGGATTATTGCTCTGAGTGCACCACTAATGTGGCTATTTTCACCAAGTCTTTTAACAAAACTGCAATCTGACGCACTAACAGGCGCTAGCTTTACAAGCAATATGGCGTATATTTTGCGAAAAGTATCTTACTTTGAACAATCAGGACTACCATCCCCAATAAAACACCTTTGGTATTTGGGACTTATTATGCAAATCTTTGTATTTTGGCCGATTATACTATGGGTGATTCTTAAAATTGTGCACTCTAAATTTGTAAGAATGTGCGTTGCTGCGATTCTTATGCTTGCATGTTCGTTGGCAAACCTAGCAATTACCCTTTTTTATGGAGATGGTCAAACCATTGCTCGCGTGTATTACTCTATTGACACTCGAGCTGGAGAATTCTTAATTGGTGCATTACTCGCAATGTATTTCACATGGTTTAGCGGACGTTCTATTCTCAAAATTATTGCGGATGCTTGTAGATATATTTTTGGAAACAAAAGAGAAAAAACACAAATCGAAAAAATAGAAGATTCATCAGAGATAGAAGCGCAAAATGCGCAAGATAAAAGCCAATCCTCAGAAGCCTCGATACCAGCTGATTTACGAGCAGGATTGCAAATAAACATGATGGAATCTGATAAAGATGGCGAATATGACGAATCCAATGAATCTAATAATGAAATTGCAGAGGAAAAGTGGCAACAAACCAACGAGTCAGAAAACACCAATAACGTAAAAACTGATCTAAAAAATAAATCAGAATCTGGTAACTTCGCGAAAATAGCAAAAACTCTTCAAAAACCTCTAAGCACACTACAAAAATCGATTATAGGATTGGCTGCGTTAATTTTTATTCTATGGTGCTTAGTGAAAGAAGACGGTTCAAAAACCTGGATTGTTTACGGCGGATACACGATATTCGCAATAGTTTGCGCGATTTTAATGTGGTCATGCCTACAGAAAAATAGTATTTGCACTAAAATACTTGAAATTGCTCCACTGAAATATATAGGAGTAAGATCTTTTGCGATTTACATAGTCCACTTCCCTATTCTAGAAATACTAAACCCTGCTACAAGAACCACACAGATAACTCTTTGGGAACAGGCAGGACAATGCGTAATAGTTATTATTGCAGCAGAAGTTTTTTACAGAATATTCGAAATGCCTATTGCCAATAAACATATAACTCTTAGCATTAGCCAGAAAGACGATATTATCTCGGATAATATTGACGCGAAAAACTCTGATTTATCTCCTGATTTATCTTCAGATACGTTAAACGTTAAAAGCAAGAATATAAGATTGCCGTTTGTTTTGAGAAGAACGGTAATAGTGATTTGTGCAATCGTTGGACTAGCAATAATTGCAGCGCCAGTTAACTGGAATAGTATTGCGCAAGCGCGAGCTATACAATTAAGACCAGAATTAAACGCGCAAGACGCGAATACGCAAAACCAAACTGCACAAAACCAAACTGCACAAAACCAAACTCAAGAAAAAAATTCCGCTAATACGAAGAAAAAAACAAGAGGAAAGCGCGAGAACATAGAAAAACAAACGCTTCCAACAAAACCATCTGACCATAGGATTCTCAACCCAATTGCAGAAAAAGTGCCAGAAAACATAAATACAAAACCGTGGAAAATAGATTCAAAACGCAATGTTTGCACTGCAGACATAACAATGGTCGGAGATTCCGTAACAGAAGGCGCAAAACCATACCTTATGCAAGCATTACCAAATGCTTGGATTGACGGAAAAGTGAGCAGACAAATATTCCACGGAGCGGAAGATTATCAACAAGATTTAGTCGAGAAACACCCTGGAAGCGTTGTAATCTATGAGCTTGGAACAAACGGACCTCCTAGGGATGAATCTGTTTTGCAAAATATGGTAAATGTTACAGGTGGCAAACCAGTGTATTTTGTAACGACTCGCGTTCCACAACCTTGGCAAGACGAAACAAACGCAAGACTGCGCGCTTTTGCAGCAAAACGCAAAAACGTTGGAATAATAGACTGGTATGGTTTAAGCGCAGGACACTCCGAATTCTTAACAGACGATGGAATACATCTGACTCCTATTGGAGGTCCACAATACGCGCGAATGATAAGACTAGCCGTGTGCGGAGGATGA
- a CDS encoding inorganic diphosphatase, whose translation MAETFNVVVEIPRGSKNKYEVDHETGRVFLDRTLFTAMGYPDDYGYIDGTLGEDGDPLDALVMIPNSVFPGCVVECRAVGLYHMVDEAGGDDKVLCVPADVRFDDIKDIDDVNEYHKAEIKHFFEQYKALEPGKEVLPGDFWAGVEQAEKEIVAARKRLEESEK comes from the coding sequence ATGGCAGAAACATTCAATGTTGTGGTAGAAATCCCACGCGGATCCAAGAATAAGTACGAAGTTGATCACGAAACTGGTCGCGTTTTCTTGGATCGTACCCTTTTCACAGCTATGGGTTATCCAGATGATTACGGTTACATTGATGGAACTTTGGGCGAAGATGGTGATCCACTCGATGCTCTTGTTATGATTCCAAACTCTGTGTTCCCGGGATGCGTTGTTGAGTGCCGCGCTGTTGGCTTGTATCACATGGTTGACGAAGCTGGCGGAGACGATAAGGTTTTGTGCGTTCCAGCAGATGTTCGCTTCGACGATATTAAAGATATTGACGATGTTAACGAGTATCACAAGGCTGAAATCAAGCACTTCTTCGAGCAGTACAAGGCTTTGGAGCCAGGTAAGGAAGTTCTTCCTGGTGACTTCTGGGCTGGAGTTGAGCAGGCTGAAAAGGAAATTGTCGCAGCTCGCAAGCGTCTTGAAGAAAGCGAAAAGTAG
- a CDS encoding response regulator transcription factor has protein sequence MTDITLMTSCAAPAKVLPSLTLLSHRVRVLPMEPSSILKMPENTILLVDAREDLSLAKSLCSIVRASNLTMSVILILTEGGFTVVNASWGVSDVMLTTASPAEVEGRLRLASQRGGSAESTSKEHAVDSGSVEINSSGQMCSGDLVVDTQSYTVSLHGKPIDLAYKEFELLKYFVQHPRRVFTRAHLLQEVWGYDYYGGTRTVDVHIRRLRAKLGVEYEHVIGTVRNVGYRFDPLESQDEVVDSADSDNNDSSAASD, from the coding sequence ATGACGGATATTACATTGATGACCTCTTGTGCCGCGCCTGCAAAGGTTTTGCCATCTTTGACTCTACTTTCGCATAGAGTGCGAGTGCTCCCAATGGAACCGTCTAGTATTCTTAAGATGCCAGAAAACACTATTCTTCTTGTAGATGCTAGAGAAGATTTGTCTTTGGCGAAATCTTTATGCTCTATTGTTCGTGCTTCTAATTTAACAATGTCTGTTATCTTAATTCTTACAGAAGGCGGATTCACGGTTGTTAATGCATCTTGGGGTGTTAGTGACGTTATGCTAACAACCGCTTCGCCAGCCGAAGTAGAAGGTAGACTTAGACTAGCTTCTCAACGAGGTGGGTCGGCTGAATCTACTTCTAAAGAACATGCAGTTGATTCTGGTAGCGTGGAAATTAACAGTAGCGGCCAAATGTGCTCTGGTGATTTAGTCGTAGATACGCAGAGTTACACGGTTAGCTTGCACGGAAAGCCTATTGATTTAGCGTATAAAGAATTTGAGCTTCTTAAATACTTTGTTCAGCATCCTCGGCGAGTATTCACTCGTGCTCACTTACTTCAAGAGGTTTGGGGTTACGATTATTACGGTGGAACTCGTACAGTAGATGTCCACATTCGTAGGCTACGTGCGAAATTAGGCGTTGAATATGAGCACGTTATTGGAACGGTTAGGAATGTTGGGTATCGTTTCGATCCTTTAGAGTCTCAGGATGAAGTTGTAGATTCTGCAGATTCTGATAATAATGATTCGTCGGCGGCTTCCGACTAG
- the nth gene encoding endonuclease III: MVKLQNVNSSQESSSDPRKSKKIARMSEEYRILCEEIPNPKCALNFTNPFELLVSTVLSAQTTDRRVNIVTEQLFRTYPTPKDLARAPIYKVQEIIHQLGFYRVKAQHIIELSQKLMDDFNGVVPNNMDDLTKLPGVGRKTANVVLGNAFGIPGFPVDTHVMRVTSRLRWRSDWKIAKSDPIKVEREITSYFPPEEWTNLSHRLILHGRKICTARNPHCADCPLRFLCPSVSL, from the coding sequence TTGGTTAAATTACAAAACGTAAATAGTAGTCAAGAATCATCTTCCGATCCTAGAAAATCTAAAAAAATTGCTAGGATGAGCGAAGAGTATCGGATTTTATGCGAAGAAATACCGAATCCAAAGTGTGCATTAAATTTTACAAATCCATTTGAACTACTAGTGTCCACTGTTCTCAGCGCACAAACCACTGATAGACGTGTAAATATTGTAACGGAACAACTTTTTAGAACTTATCCTACTCCAAAAGATTTAGCGCGCGCACCAATATATAAGGTACAAGAGATCATTCATCAACTTGGATTTTATAGAGTAAAAGCGCAGCATATTATAGAGCTTTCGCAAAAACTTATGGACGATTTCAATGGTGTAGTTCCAAATAATATGGATGATCTCACAAAACTTCCAGGTGTAGGAAGAAAAACAGCAAACGTTGTATTAGGCAATGCTTTTGGTATCCCAGGGTTTCCAGTAGATACCCATGTTATGCGTGTAACGTCAAGGCTTAGATGGAGAAGTGATTGGAAAATTGCTAAGTCAGATCCTATAAAAGTTGAGCGTGAAATTACATCTTATTTTCCGCCAGAAGAATGGACTAATTTGTCTCACCGACTTATTCTTCATGGTAGAAAAATATGTACAGCTAGGAATCCGCATTGTGCTGACTGCCCTCTAAGATTTCTGTGCCCATCTGTTTCGCTGTAG
- a CDS encoding ABC transporter substrate-binding protein has translation MSEFERYSSGSHLRKARYAKKAKKGVSSWVIFIVLIAIMSVVAWGGWRFLDGRSIIPESIVPASSSVLKIGLRTAPASLDIRTDDSDSLQQALIENVYETLIKRDGNNALKPGLAQSWSVSSDGLNYKFRIRSGVKFANGDVMDSGSVLQSLQQGITKSYPGYEKLTNITSVSNSGPNILNISLKMPDPLLLRRLAGRAGIVYDTRASLNYASDAMGTGPFKVNGYSKGSDLVLVRNDKYWGTASGCASITLKYFNDDTSLANAMQNGDIQMAVPLDGNENKRMASMPNTQLVEGQSTRIRMIAYNTGISSIFCDQHVRRASSYAMDINTVLSADPFGGQIVRGPISPLSPGYEDLSGTYPHDPQKARSLFSYFSAAYLGKITFLVPLGMSNIGNALGSQLNATSGFRVTVEEVDENTMKQRIHDGKYDLALTWMNHTLDSGAYADTKSTYLFQDHESQKYFAQAMKSPNAEGYESNIKQYARELNNYAVSDWMYARKSIVVAKSNVSGYPTNMTDQLLPLHDVSVK, from the coding sequence ATGTCTGAATTTGAAAGATACTCATCTGGCTCGCATTTGAGAAAAGCACGTTATGCAAAAAAAGCTAAAAAAGGCGTGTCCTCATGGGTTATTTTTATAGTCTTAATTGCCATTATGTCTGTTGTTGCATGGGGCGGATGGCGATTTTTAGATGGAAGATCAATTATTCCAGAGAGTATTGTTCCGGCATCAAGCTCAGTTTTAAAAATAGGCTTGCGTACAGCCCCAGCATCCTTAGATATTAGGACTGACGACAGTGATTCACTGCAACAAGCTCTTATTGAAAACGTTTATGAAACACTTATTAAACGAGACGGCAATAATGCTTTAAAACCAGGTCTTGCTCAGTCTTGGAGCGTATCTTCCGACGGTTTGAATTATAAGTTTAGGATTCGTTCAGGCGTGAAGTTTGCAAATGGAGACGTAATGGACTCTGGCTCCGTACTGCAATCACTTCAACAAGGTATTACAAAAAGCTATCCAGGCTATGAAAAGTTGACGAATATTACAAGCGTATCTAACTCAGGACCTAATATTCTAAACATTTCATTAAAAATGCCAGATCCATTACTGCTGCGAAGATTAGCAGGTAGAGCTGGAATTGTATATGACACTCGCGCTTCATTAAACTACGCTTCAGACGCTATGGGAACAGGACCTTTTAAAGTTAACGGATATAGTAAAGGTTCAGACCTTGTTCTTGTGAGAAACGACAAATATTGGGGTACAGCATCTGGCTGCGCTAGCATAACTCTTAAATACTTTAATGACGATACATCTTTAGCAAATGCCATGCAGAATGGCGATATTCAAATGGCTGTTCCTCTTGATGGCAATGAAAACAAACGTATGGCGTCAATGCCAAATACTCAACTTGTTGAAGGCCAGAGCACTAGAATACGAATGATTGCGTATAACACTGGAATATCGTCTATTTTCTGCGATCAGCACGTTCGTAGAGCGAGCAGTTACGCAATGGATATAAACACTGTTTTATCGGCTGATCCATTTGGCGGTCAAATTGTGCGCGGACCAATTTCCCCATTGTCGCCAGGATACGAGGATTTAAGCGGCACTTATCCACATGATCCTCAAAAAGCTCGATCTCTATTCTCATATTTCTCTGCTGCCTACCTTGGTAAAATTACATTCCTCGTACCTCTTGGAATGAGCAATATTGGTAATGCGCTTGGTTCTCAGCTAAACGCTACTAGCGGTTTCCGTGTGACTGTAGAAGAAGTAGATGAGAACACCATGAAACAGCGGATTCATGATGGTAAATATGATTTAGCACTCACATGGATGAATCACACTTTGGATTCTGGAGCGTATGCAGACACAAAGTCTACTTATTTGTTCCAAGATCACGAGTCTCAGAAATATTTTGCCCAAGCAATGAAATCACCCAATGCAGAAGGGTATGAGTCAAATATCAAACAGTATGCTAGAGAGTTGAATAATTACGCTGTTTCTGACTGGATGTATGCGCGAAAGAGCATTGTGGTAGCTAAATCTAATGTTAGTGGATATCCTACAAACATGACTGATCAGCTTTTGCCATTGCACGATGTGAGCGTAAAGTAA
- the valS gene encoding valine--tRNA ligase, translating to MSEQDNNTVKHAHLTPLPNKVGVDGLEDKWRSNWDEAKTYAFHNSRDRKAVYSIDTPPPTVSGHLHVGHVFSYTHTDVIARYKRMQGFDVFYPMGWDDNGLPTERRVQNYYGVRVDTSLKYDPDFKPPFEGTEGKKIEAKDQVPVSRQNFIELCERLTSQDEKLFEALWRRLGLSVDWSQTYHTIGEQPRRVAQKAFLRNLARGEAYQKDAPGLWDVTFQTAVAQAELEAREYPGFYHKIAFRFEDGTPIYIETTRPELLAACTSLIAHPDDERYKKYFGQEVYSPLFKVKVPILAHPAAQMDKGAGIAMCCTFGDVTDVEWWRDLNLPTRPIIQRNGRIVMTTPDWITDESGREMFEKIAGKTTFSARKEVVEALQAAGDMEGDPKPTKRMTNFYEKGDKPLEIVTSRQWYLKNGGTDEKLNAELIERGKELNFHPDFMRVRYENWVHGLNGDWLISRQRFFGVPFPLWYPVNENGEVDYEHPLTPSEDSLPIDPTIDVPEGFDESQRDQPNGFTAEQDIMDTWATSSLTPQIVTRWEEPGEENQALFKATFPMDLRPQGQDIIRTWLFSTVDRAHLENGCLPWKHAALSGWILDPDHKKMSKSKGNVVVPNKPIEEFGADAVRYWATSAKLGLDATYDEGQMKIGRRLAIKLLNATKFALAIGRENEEHQVLESASADWDFADVTEVLDRSVMAKLASVIRTATDALESYEHSKALEAIETFFWEFCDDYIELAKNRAYGTAESTGRTPSEAAVKSARTTLGLALDALARLLAPYLPYATEEVWSWMHEGEGSVHRASWPCAKAYEAAANGVSADALAYAGEALATLRKIKSEAKVSMKTPILQVTLNVADNAYKAVEETLDDVAEAGRVTGEVKLNAVKAAVAGDSSDSESESAESDAANVNVSVAQSELGEAPAKKK from the coding sequence ATGAGCGAACAGGATAATAACACAGTAAAACACGCACATTTAACGCCTCTTCCTAACAAAGTTGGCGTTGATGGTCTTGAAGACAAGTGGCGTAGTAATTGGGACGAAGCTAAGACTTACGCATTCCATAATTCTCGCGATCGTAAGGCCGTATATTCTATCGATACGCCGCCTCCAACAGTTAGTGGCCACTTGCACGTTGGTCACGTATTTTCTTACACGCATACTGATGTGATTGCGCGATATAAGCGCATGCAAGGTTTTGACGTGTTCTACCCAATGGGTTGGGACGATAACGGCTTGCCAACAGAGCGCCGCGTGCAAAACTATTACGGTGTGCGAGTGGACACTTCGCTTAAGTATGACCCTGATTTTAAGCCGCCATTTGAAGGCACAGAAGGCAAGAAGATTGAGGCAAAAGATCAGGTTCCTGTAAGCAGACAGAACTTTATTGAGCTTTGTGAGCGCTTGACTTCTCAAGATGAGAAGCTTTTTGAAGCATTGTGGCGCAGGCTCGGTCTTTCTGTAGACTGGTCGCAAACTTACCACACTATTGGCGAGCAGCCTCGTCGAGTTGCGCAAAAAGCATTCTTGCGCAATCTTGCTCGTGGAGAGGCTTATCAGAAAGATGCTCCAGGATTGTGGGATGTGACTTTCCAGACCGCAGTTGCACAAGCTGAGCTTGAAGCGCGCGAGTATCCTGGTTTCTACCATAAGATTGCGTTCCGTTTTGAAGATGGTACGCCAATTTATATTGAAACTACGCGCCCAGAGTTGCTTGCTGCTTGCACTTCTTTGATTGCGCACCCAGACGATGAGCGTTACAAGAAGTACTTTGGTCAAGAAGTCTACTCACCGCTGTTTAAGGTGAAGGTTCCGATTTTGGCGCATCCTGCAGCTCAAATGGACAAGGGTGCTGGCATTGCAATGTGCTGTACTTTCGGTGACGTAACAGACGTTGAGTGGTGGCGTGATTTGAATTTGCCAACCCGACCAATCATTCAGCGAAACGGCCGCATTGTAATGACGACTCCTGATTGGATTACGGACGAGTCTGGCCGCGAAATGTTCGAGAAGATTGCTGGCAAAACCACGTTCTCTGCTCGCAAGGAAGTTGTTGAAGCTTTGCAAGCAGCTGGAGATATGGAAGGCGATCCAAAGCCAACAAAGCGTATGACGAACTTCTACGAAAAGGGCGATAAGCCTTTGGAAATCGTCACTTCTCGCCAATGGTATTTAAAGAACGGCGGCACAGACGAAAAGTTGAACGCTGAGCTTATTGAGCGCGGTAAGGAACTTAACTTCCATCCAGACTTTATGCGCGTGCGCTATGAGAATTGGGTTCACGGCTTGAATGGTGACTGGCTTATTTCTCGCCAGCGCTTCTTCGGCGTGCCATTCCCATTATGGTACCCAGTAAACGAAAATGGGGAAGTGGATTACGAGCATCCTTTGACGCCTAGCGAAGACAGTTTACCAATCGATCCAACTATTGACGTTCCAGAAGGATTTGATGAATCTCAGCGAGACCAGCCAAATGGCTTTACTGCTGAGCAGGATATTATGGACACTTGGGCTACATCTTCCTTAACTCCACAAATTGTGACTCGTTGGGAAGAGCCAGGTGAGGAAAATCAAGCTTTGTTTAAGGCTACTTTCCCAATGGATTTGCGTCCACAAGGCCAGGATATTATTCGTACTTGGCTGTTTAGTACGGTTGATCGCGCGCATCTTGAAAACGGCTGCTTGCCTTGGAAGCATGCTGCGCTTTCTGGCTGGATTCTTGATCCTGACCATAAGAAGATGTCTAAATCTAAAGGCAACGTGGTTGTGCCAAATAAGCCAATCGAAGAGTTTGGTGCGGATGCTGTGCGCTACTGGGCAACTTCTGCAAAGCTCGGCTTGGATGCAACTTACGACGAAGGCCAAATGAAGATTGGCCGACGCCTTGCGATTAAGCTTTTGAATGCTACAAAGTTTGCGCTCGCGATTGGTCGTGAAAACGAGGAGCATCAGGTTCTTGAGTCTGCCAGTGCGGATTGGGATTTTGCAGATGTTACGGAAGTTTTGGATCGCTCTGTTATGGCAAAGCTTGCATCCGTTATTCGTACCGCAACTGATGCGCTTGAATCTTATGAGCATTCTAAGGCTTTGGAAGCAATCGAAACCTTCTTCTGGGAGTTCTGTGACGATTACATTGAGCTTGCAAAGAATCGTGCTTATGGAACTGCGGAATCCACTGGGCGCACTCCAAGTGAAGCTGCTGTAAAGTCTGCTCGCACAACTCTTGGCCTTGCACTCGACGCTTTGGCTCGTTTGCTTGCTCCTTACTTGCCATACGCTACGGAAGAAGTGTGGAGCTGGATGCATGAAGGCGAAGGTTCTGTGCATCGTGCTAGCTGGCCATGCGCTAAGGCGTATGAGGCTGCTGCAAACGGTGTTTCTGCAGATGCTTTGGCTTACGCGGGCGAGGCTTTGGCTACTTTGCGCAAGATTAAGTCTGAAGCAAAAGTTTCTATGAAGACTCCTATTTTGCAAGTGACTTTGAATGTTGCAGATAATGCTTATAAGGCTGTTGAGGAAACTTTGGATGACGTTGCTGAAGCTGGACGCGTTACTGGAGAAGTAAAGCTTAACGCTGTTAAGGCAGCAGTTGCTGGAGATTCTTCTGATTCTGAATCTGAATCTGCGGAATCTGATGCAGCTAATGTAAACGTTTCTGTTGCTCAAAGCGAACTCGGCGAAGCTCCTGCGAAAAAGAAGTAG
- a CDS encoding type II toxin-antitoxin system RelE family toxin: protein MIWKINLSKRAEKQLGKIDKTIAKQIVKELREISNLDNPRIRGKALTGNYSGFWRYRVRDYRMICAIENNVLTVFVVDIDHRSRIYNK, encoded by the coding sequence TTGATCTGGAAGATTAATTTATCTAAAAGAGCTGAAAAACAGCTAGGGAAAATTGACAAAACAATTGCTAAGCAAATCGTTAAGGAACTTCGTGAAATTAGCAATCTCGACAATCCTCGAATCAGAGGCAAAGCACTAACTGGTAACTATTCGGGATTTTGGAGATATAGAGTAAGGGATTACAGAATGATTTGTGCAATTGAAAATAATGTACTGACCGTTTTTGTTGTGGATATTGACCATCGCAGCAGGATTTATAATAAGTGA
- the relB gene encoding type II toxin-antitoxin system RelB family antitoxin has translation MAATITGLRVPSNVLDRYDQLAKTTHRTRSFYMNQALEAQIDELEHEYGLMADIEAYKRGELETSPLDDVVKRLDLED, from the coding sequence ATGGCTGCAACAATTACAGGATTAAGAGTACCTTCCAACGTTTTAGATCGTTATGATCAGCTCGCTAAAACCACTCACCGCACTCGTTCATTTTACATGAATCAAGCGCTAGAAGCTCAAATCGATGAACTTGAACATGAATATGGACTAATGGCAGATATTGAAGCATACAAACGTGGAGAATTAGAAACATCTCCACTCGACGATGTGGTGAAGCGCCTTGATCTGGAAGATTAA